The Acipenser ruthenus chromosome 15, fAciRut3.2 maternal haplotype, whole genome shotgun sequence genomic sequence gtcCATGCAAGCCCGAATGTGAGAGGGTTCAGCTATGCACTGGATGAATAACCATTACATTCGGCTTCATGAATCTGTAAGCTAGTTTTTTGGGGGGGATCCGAGCTGAAACAAACAGTTTAACAGTTAGAGAGGCGCAGAGATAAAGACTGGAGTACCCCCTCCCTGCATTAGGAGATGCAGAAATGATTAAAGTCAAGGTACCCAAATCTAAAAgagttttattaaatacaaatacattgcaTCTCATTCTGCAAACATTCACATTCAGCAGCAGCCAATTCTACCTACTACCATATCAAGCTCACTTCCTGGAATACAAAAATAGAAACTTGTAAGAACGTTAAGCTAAAAATAGGCATGAAAAAGAAATGCTTTTATAATGTCttgttaatatacatttaaatgcaaTGTAACACCAGGCAACTGTTGAAGCATCTAGTCGATGACAAGTGGCTCAGATGAATAAAGTTTAGATTGTGTTCCTTGAACTTTGCATACTGGGGAGAGTTGTGGAAAACCTCCATTACAAATTGTTTCAACAAAGGAAAGTGCCTGAAAATCGTCTCCCGTTTCCTGAACTTAAAACACCCATTAAGCCCATTAAACACCAGGCAACTTCCAGTCAATTTCCGATGCAATTTAAGCTACTTATTGTTACACGTACTTAAGACATCTGTTTTAAAGTTGTATGAAAAATTCAGCTGCGTTTTTTCGCGATCCTTCCTGGCGTCAGCAGCGCTGGGGGGCTGGCCTGGACCCCCCTCCACTGCAGAACTTGTTCGGAGAGCTCCTCCATCTCACTAACCAGGGAGAGCAGCCGGGCCAGACAATTTTCCTGCAAGGggggggggaaagagagagagagagaatgagaactCCACTGCCCTACAACAATAGCACTGCCCACCACAAGAGGGCTAATGCACCATTCAGAAGTATTTTGACAATTTGGATTGTTTTCACTCCTTGCTATATATAATCAATAGAGGAGGGCACTCACCAGGGTGGTTACTGACTGTGCGACAGAGGGGGCAAAGCGCTTGGCCTGCACGCTGCTCTCCAGCCGCTCGATGAAGTCGATGGCCAGGCCCAGCATCTCCACGACGTACCTGCATAGAGGGAGGGGGAGTCACCACTCCTTCCAGGTGCATTGCCATGCTTAAACAAAGCCGACTCAAGTTAGATCCCACCCCGCAATGCGTTGCAGTCTTaatttgtttttactgaaataaatgtgGTGCCATACTTGcttgaggggagagagagagagagagagagaaggtattACAGATGGAGGGGGAAAGAAAGCAAAGAAACCAGAGGGGTGGAGACAGAAAGAAGGGAGAGAGGCAGACCTATCCTTTATAAAGACCTGCTCACTAGAACTGGCCCCCCTGTTACAGTGCACCCAGGGTTGAGGAGCGGTGCCGGGGGGCGTACCTGTGCAGGCTGGCCTCCACGGGCAGGTTCTGCTGGCACAGCGGCTTCATGAGTCTCTGTCGCAGGCTCCTCTGCTCACGCAGCACCCCCTGCAGGTGGGAGGTGAACCGCTGCAGCGACTCAAACTTCTGGGCTGGAGTCCAGGGAGACAAAACCTGGGGATTAGAAACCATGGTTCCACGTACCACCTCCCACAGTACAATCTCTATTGGGGCTACAGATCTCCCATTGTCTCTTCATAAAAAAGTCATACTACTGTTAAACAAGTATGAGCTTTTATTCCACTCACACACAGGAGTAGAGTTCAACCAGGTCCTATTTTATCATAATCGTAAAATAAAATTCTCATGTGAAACCCGCCTTTCAAACCTAGCTTAAGAAATGCCACTCGGTGGTGTCAACCCCTATAATGAGAACCCCTGTATATAGTGGGAACGCTGCGTGCTCTTACCCAGGTGGAATGGGTGCGTGACATCAGCTCCTTCCCGTTCCAGCCTCAGCAGCTCCACCTCCAGGCTTTTCTAAGAACAACAACTCAGCCGTCAGACAGGCAGAACAGCAGCTTTAACACAAACAGCTATTGTAGCTATGGGCCCCTTCGTGTATTTCTCATAAGGTCCAGGGAATTATTTTTTCTGTCTTGATATTAACTCATCTTACTCAACAAAAGGATATTAAAAAGCACAATTATCAAAGGGCACAAAGACGGAGAGGGAACCACAGGGTACTAGATTGTTAGGATTTTAGTTACTGTACATTCACACTGCGGTATTCATgattagctgctgctgctgtggacaACACCTGAcaaatctgctaaaaaaaaacaaacaaaaaaaaaacttctctattttgtttttatggaCCAAACATCCATTTTCTGTACCTGCTGTACATAAATcacagatggaaataagactcctattgcatagcagtgtccctcattccaggttttaaaaacgTGCCAGATAACAGTGTATAGATAGCAAGCGcaggtgtgccttattaaactcatagtaaaacagtgggagtcttatttctatcctgGTTACCTGGTCGATCTCTCTCCTCACAGCTGCAATCTGCTCAGCCTGCTGCAGCTGAGGAGAGAAGAGGTCGGGATCCTTCGGGACTGAGTCCAGGGTCTCCTGAAGAGAGAGATGAGCGAGGCAGAGGGGAAAAAAGAGAAACACATTCACTTAGTAACTCTCCCATCGAACACAGTGCCAGGACTGGGAGTAGCAGTTCCAATCCCGATAGGTCTGGTCATTCTCAGCGTCACTTTCTCTACATCCCCTGCAGGGAGGACAGTCGGTATAATATCCAATCAGCTCCCGAGTTCATTATGTATTTGTGAACATGGTTCTGAACTCACCTGAGACAGGACGCCTGCAGCGACACACCTCGCCATGATCTGAACTCACCTGAGACAGCACGCCTGCAGCGACACACCTCGCCATGATCTGAGCGACCCCGGTCAGCGGCTGCGCCGGCGCGTCCCACGGGTTCATCCTGATGCAGGGGACTCCTCAGCGGGGTCGCTGTGCGAGGAGAGGCGGGGCAGAGAGACAAGTGTTACTGCACAGAGGCTCGGTGGCTTTGCTCCGTCCCAGATGGCACCGACTCACACAAACAGCACGCACTGCCTGGGTTCCAGTGATCACTCCGGATCCGGTCCGGGTTTCACACCCAGCCAATAAAACCGTTTACAGATTCCAGATTAAATGCATTGCTGGCAGCACTTCcatttccaatattataataCCGTGTGGTGTACCCTCGAGTTACAGCGAGCGTGTTTGACGGACTATTCTCAAAGTCAAACGTATTCATTGAAACAATTCAACAATAACGAGTTTCAAGTATCCGAGTTCTCCGAACtttgaaaacagaaaatataataGCCTCCTTTGTTTACGCAGACTATCGGCTCGCTGAATAAAAACAccaattcaaattcaaactggCTTTATTATCACGACGTGTTGCCAAAGCATTTCAACACACACGTTACAGAAACTAAACtataatgttaataaaataaaaaaacacgcaT encodes the following:
- the LOC117418516 gene encoding HAUS augmin-like complex subunit 2 isoform X3, translating into MNPWDAPAQPLTGVAQIMARCVAAGVLSQTLDSVPKDPDLFSPQLQQAEQIAAVRREIDQKSLEVELLRLEREGADVTHPFHLAQKFESLQRFTSHLQGVLREQRSLRQRLMKPLCQQNLPVEASLHRYVVEMLGLAIDFIERLESSVQAKRFAPSVAQSVTTLENCLARLLSLVSEMEELSEQVLQWRGVQASPPALLTPGRIAKKRS
- the LOC117418516 gene encoding HAUS augmin-like complex subunit 2 isoform X2, producing MNPWDAPAQPLTGVAQIMARCVAAGVLSQETLDSVPKDPDLFSPQLQQAEQIAAVRREIDQKSLEVELLRLEREGADVTHPFHLAQKFESLQRFTSHLQGVLREQRSLRQRLMKPLCQQNLPVEASLHRYVVEMLGLAIDFIERLESSVQAKRFAPSVAQSVTTLENCLARLLSLVSEMEELSEQVLQWRGVQASPPALLTPGRIAKKRS
- the LOC117418516 gene encoding HAUS augmin-like complex subunit 2 isoform X1, which gives rise to MNPWDAPAQPLTGVAQIMARCVAAGVLSQETLDSVPKDPDLFSPQLQQAEQIAAVRREIDQKSLEVELLRLEREGADVTHPFHLAQKFESLQRFTSHLQGVLREQRSLRQRLMKPLCQQNLPVEASLHRYVVEMLGLAIDFIERLESSVQAKRFAPSVAQSVTTLENCLARLLSLVSEMEELSEQVLQWRGVQASPPALLTPGRIAKKRS
- the LOC117418516 gene encoding HAUS augmin-like complex subunit 2 isoform X4 — its product is MNPWDAPAQPLTGVAQIMARCVAAGVLSQTLDSVPKDPDLFSPQLQQAEQIAAVRREIDQKSLEVELLRLEREGADVTHPFHLAQKFESLQRFTSHLQGVLREQRSLRQRLMKPLCQQNLPVEASLHRYVVEMLGLAIDFIERLESSVQAKRFAPSVAQSVTTLENCLARLLSLVSEMEELSEQVLQWRGVQASPPALLTPGRIAKKRS